The Faecalibacterium prausnitzii genome includes a window with the following:
- the ltrA gene encoding group II intron reverse transcriptase/maturase — translation MNDKYSTTEGKTSEKLSDEAMLSAQWKNIDWHKAEQEVNRLQIRIVKATQQKNYNAVKRLQYLLTHSFYAKALAVKRVVTNDGRKTPGVDGVLWNTPAKKMKAVLSLTDKGYRARPLRRVYIEKKDKKKKRPLGIPTMYDRAMQALYALALEPVAETTADGKSFGFRKGRCAQDACEYLFNALSRKHISPKWVLEGDIKGCFDHISHDWLLANIPMDKNILKQFLKAGFIYQRELFPTEEGTPQGGIISPILANMTLDGIEKKLVERFHTNALGKVDSRFKNAHKVNFVRYADDFVVTAATPELALEAKELIREFLAERGLELSDEKTVVTNIDDGFDFLGWNFRKYNEKLIIKPSQKAVKAIVSNISDTILRRGKAWQQDVLIMKLNEQIRGWTNYHQSVCASDAFAHLDYVLYELLWRWAKRRHPKKNKWWISTRYWHRVGNRNWVFSTENKELIRVDSTAIVRHTKIKATANPFLNEAYFQKRKFDKGMHRLTGKFKMIWKNQNGLCYHCGMPMDVTEEREIFYLAPKAKTGVKDVRNMRYVHCACQRIYAENRLKK, via the coding sequence GTGAACGATAAGTATTCAACGACGGAAGGTAAAACTTCTGAGAAGCTGTCGGACGAAGCTATGTTGAGTGCCCAATGGAAAAACATTGACTGGCATAAGGCAGAGCAGGAAGTCAACAGGCTACAAATCAGGATTGTCAAGGCAACTCAGCAAAAAAACTACAACGCAGTAAAACGACTTCAGTATCTTCTGACACATTCCTTTTACGCCAAAGCACTGGCTGTTAAGCGTGTCGTTACCAACGATGGGCGCAAGACTCCCGGTGTGGATGGTGTTCTTTGGAACACCCCGGCGAAGAAAATGAAAGCGGTTCTATCGCTGACAGATAAAGGGTATCGTGCGCGTCCTCTCCGTAGAGTGTATATCGAAAAGAAGGACAAGAAGAAAAAGCGTCCATTGGGCATTCCTACAATGTATGACCGCGCAATGCAGGCTCTCTATGCTTTGGCACTGGAGCCGGTGGCGGAAACAACAGCAGATGGGAAATCCTTTGGTTTCCGAAAAGGAAGATGCGCACAGGATGCCTGCGAATATCTGTTCAATGCACTGTCGCGCAAGCACATTTCTCCGAAGTGGGTTTTGGAGGGTGACATCAAAGGTTGTTTCGACCATATCAGCCATGATTGGCTTCTGGCGAACATCCCCATGGACAAGAACATTTTGAAGCAGTTCTTAAAGGCGGGATTTATCTATCAGCGCGAACTCTTTCCTACCGAGGAAGGAACTCCGCAAGGTGGTATTATCTCCCCCATTCTGGCGAACATGACGCTGGATGGTATCGAGAAGAAGCTGGTCGAACGCTTTCACACAAACGCGCTCGGTAAGGTCGATTCAAGATTTAAGAATGCCCACAAAGTAAACTTCGTCCGCTACGCAGACGACTTTGTGGTCACAGCGGCAACACCTGAACTGGCTCTTGAAGCAAAGGAGCTGATTCGAGAGTTTCTCGCTGAACGCGGATTGGAACTTTCTGATGAAAAGACCGTTGTCACCAACATTGACGATGGTTTCGACTTCCTCGGCTGGAACTTCAGAAAGTATAACGAAAAGCTGATTATCAAGCCTTCCCAAAAGGCGGTCAAGGCTATCGTTTCCAATATCTCTGACACGATTCTCCGCAGAGGAAAAGCGTGGCAGCAAGATGTTCTGATTATGAAGTTGAATGAACAAATTCGAGGTTGGACTAATTACCACCAGTCCGTATGCGCAAGTGATGCGTTCGCGCATCTGGACTACGTCCTGTACGAACTGCTGTGGCGATGGGCTAAAAGACGGCACCCAAAGAAGAACAAGTGGTGGATTTCCACGAGATACTGGCATCGTGTCGGTAATCGGAACTGGGTGTTCTCTACGGAAAACAAGGAGCTGATACGGGTGGACAGCACAGCCATTGTGCGACATACCAAGATAAAAGCTACTGCAAATCCGTTCCTCAATGAGGCGTATTTCCAAAAAAGGAAATTCGATAAAGGAATGCACCGGCTGACTGGAAAATTCAAGATGATTTGGAAAAACCAGAACGGGCTGTGCTACCACTGCGGAATGCCGATGGATGTAACGGAAGAAAGAGAGATCTTCTACCTTGCACCAAAAGCAAAGACTGGCGTGAAAGATGTTCGTAATATGCGCTACGTTCATTGCGCCTGTCAGCGAATTTATGCTGAGAACCGCTTGAAAAAGTGA
- a CDS encoding Maff2 family mobile element protein, with protein MEFFNSAIEVLQTLVVALGAGLGVWGAINLLEGYGNDNPGSKSQGMKQLMAGGGVALVGITLIPLLSGLFG; from the coding sequence ATGGAATTCTTCAACTCTGCTATCGAAGTTCTTCAGACTCTGGTTGTCGCTCTGGGTGCCGGTCTCGGCGTTTGGGGTGCCATCAACCTGCTGGAAGGTTATGGTAACGACAACCCCGGCAGCAAGAGTCAGGGCATGAAGCAGCTCATGGCTGGCGGCGGCGTTGCTCTGGTGGGCATTACCCTGATTCCCCTGCTGAGCGGTCTGTTCGGTTAA
- a CDS encoding C40 family peptidase: MSEPKLNIKEESSTKKTRSPPKKAKVEQTVPKKKKLKTDADKAAEKAQHLRFGKAELTPDELSRLSKAQKREMYAAHAARSAAHHEVDQYEDDNVGTQALSEGEKAAGNVRDISKSRYARKLKRKAKMQGKKGARNAKSSVQKPTAAQDTGASGTGEGGSNWLSRWRQKQDIRQSYYAAARSGTAAQTAGGKAASNGASAARSGVEQAVEKGKTAVSTAVKGLVNAAKGNAHVLVIVGVFLLLVLMVMSGFSSCGILFSGGTQVSGQTIYSAEDRDIWGAEQDYKKLEKELDKKIKRTPTDHPGYNEYQYHLDPIEHDPWQLTSFLTTLYDDYTRSEVQGKLKETFKKQYKLTTWVEVQIRYKTVWVISPAGIPVPTQVPYEYKIFHTKLVNRGLEVVIREELDNDQWKRYEIFQDTLGGRPYLFNGGLPPGGSDGSGTPGIDYQVPAEALTDSEFAAIYKEAQKYVGTPYVWGGSTPETGFDCSGYVCWVYNQNGYDVGRTTANGLWNKSQHISEADAKPGDLVFFKGTYDTPGMSHTGIYLGNGMMVSAGDPIKYANIHSSYWEKHLAGFGRLSK, translated from the coding sequence ATGAGTGAACCGAAACTGAACATCAAAGAGGAATCGTCTACCAAAAAGACCCGTTCTCCCCCGAAAAAAGCCAAGGTAGAGCAGACGGTGCCCAAAAAGAAAAAGCTGAAAACCGATGCAGATAAAGCTGCGGAAAAGGCACAGCATCTGCGGTTTGGCAAGGCGGAACTGACCCCGGACGAACTGAGCCGGTTGAGTAAGGCGCAGAAGCGAGAGATGTACGCTGCCCATGCCGCCCGGTCTGCGGCGCATCACGAAGTTGACCAGTACGAGGATGACAATGTGGGCACGCAGGCGCTGAGCGAGGGCGAAAAGGCGGCAGGAAATGTCCGGGATATTTCCAAGAGCCGCTATGCCCGGAAGCTCAAGAGGAAAGCCAAGATGCAGGGCAAGAAGGGTGCCAGAAACGCAAAATCTTCCGTGCAGAAGCCAACTGCGGCACAAGATACAGGCGCATCCGGCACCGGCGAGGGCGGTTCCAACTGGCTTTCCCGATGGCGGCAGAAGCAAGACATCCGGCAGAGCTACTATGCTGCCGCCCGGTCGGGTACGGCGGCGCAGACCGCAGGTGGCAAAGCGGCATCCAACGGTGCATCTGCTGCCCGGTCCGGCGTGGAACAGGCGGTAGAAAAGGGCAAAACTGCCGTCAGCACCGCCGTAAAGGGGCTGGTGAATGCCGCAAAAGGCAACGCACACGTTCTGGTGATTGTGGGCGTTTTTCTTTTGCTCGTCCTCATGGTGATGTCGGGCTTTTCCTCCTGCGGTATCCTCTTTTCGGGCGGCACACAGGTGTCCGGGCAGACCATATACTCTGCCGAGGATCGGGACATCTGGGGTGCAGAGCAGGACTACAAAAAGCTGGAAAAGGAACTGGATAAAAAGATCAAGCGCACCCCCACCGACCACCCCGGCTACAACGAGTACCAGTACCACCTTGACCCCATTGAACACGACCCGTGGCAGCTCACTTCATTCCTGACCACTCTGTATGATGATTACACCCGGTCGGAAGTGCAGGGCAAGCTGAAGGAGACCTTCAAAAAGCAGTACAAGCTGACCACATGGGTGGAGGTGCAGATTCGGTATAAGACGGTCTGGGTCATCAGTCCGGCAGGTATCCCTGTTCCTACCCAAGTGCCGTATGAGTACAAGATTTTCCACACCAAGTTGGTGAACCGTGGCTTGGAGGTGGTCATCCGGGAGGAACTGGACAACGACCAATGGAAACGCTACGAGATCTTTCAGGACACCTTGGGCGGCAGACCGTATCTGTTCAACGGCGGACTGCCGCCCGGTGGCTCCGATGGCTCCGGCACACCCGGTATTGATTATCAGGTTCCGGCAGAAGCCCTGACGGACAGCGAATTTGCCGCCATCTACAAGGAGGCGCAAAAGTATGTGGGTACGCCCTACGTCTGGGGCGGCTCTACCCCGGAAACCGGTTTTGATTGCAGCGGCTATGTCTGCTGGGTGTACAACCAGAACGGCTACGATGTAGGGCGCACTACCGCCAACGGTCTGTGGAACAAGAGCCAGCACATCTCCGAAGCCGATGCAAAGCCCGGTGATCTGGTTTTCTTCAAAGGCACCTATGACACCCCCGGCATGAGCCATACTGGAATCTATCTCGGCAACGGCATGATGGTCAGTGCCGGAGACCCCATCAAGTACGCAAACATTCACTCGTCCTACTGGGAGAAGCATCTCGCCGGGTTCGGACGGCTTTCAAAATGA
- a CDS encoding DUF3990 domain-containing protein has translation MSEILLYHGSKEEVVYPEIRITRYTKDFSWGFYCTNSYQQAYRWADRRSADGIVNVYRYVENPDLKILRFPEMSDEWLDFIAKCRAGETHPYDIVEGPMADDTIWDYVNGFTSGQISREAFWALAKFKHPTHQISFHTVNALHCLTFERSESIHDRKAEK, from the coding sequence ATGAGCGAGATTTTATTGTATCATGGCAGTAAAGAAGAAGTTGTCTATCCCGAAATCCGCATCACACGGTATACAAAGGACTTTTCTTGGGGATTCTACTGCACGAACAGCTATCAACAAGCCTACCGCTGGGCAGACCGCCGTTCTGCCGATGGTATTGTGAACGTCTATCGCTATGTAGAGAATCCTGACCTGAAAATCCTGCGTTTCCCTGAAATGTCGGACGAATGGCTGGATTTCATTGCAAAATGTCGTGCAGGCGAAACCCATCCCTATGATATTGTGGAGGGTCCCATGGCAGATGACACCATCTGGGACTATGTCAATGGATTTACGTCCGGGCAGATCAGCCGTGAAGCATTTTGGGCATTGGCGAAGTTCAAGCATCCAACACACCAGATCAGCTTTCATACCGTAAACGCTTTGCACTGCCTGACCTTTGAGAGGAGTGAATCCATCCATGACCGAAAAGCAGAAAAATGA
- a CDS encoding DUF4366 domain-containing protein — translation MQMKIKKLGALLVSVALCAGMAAPAFAYGGEPVEEVEQPVLTSTTDEEDVVTVTDEETGALTPEGNLTLVDDYHTDYSDGSGQQFITLVSKSGATFYLVIDRNAKGQQTVHFMNLVDEADLLSLMEEEEANAYTAEKEAAAQAEQDRLKAEEEAKKAAEEAAASGTEQPKENKVTKIASGFLGVVVLIALAAGGGFYFYHQQMQKKKAEKEALDPDANYTEDKGDFEIPTDVPDEDETPDEQDTEPI, via the coding sequence ATGCAGATGAAGATTAAGAAACTGGGCGCACTGCTGGTATCGGTGGCACTGTGCGCTGGCATGGCGGCTCCCGCTTTTGCCTATGGCGGTGAGCCTGTGGAGGAAGTGGAACAGCCCGTCCTGACTTCTACCACCGATGAAGAAGATGTAGTCACCGTGACCGATGAGGAGACCGGTGCCCTGACCCCGGAGGGCAACTTGACGCTGGTGGACGATTACCACACCGACTATTCCGATGGCAGCGGTCAGCAGTTCATTACGCTGGTGTCGAAGTCGGGTGCGACTTTCTATCTGGTGATTGACCGCAACGCCAAGGGGCAGCAGACCGTTCACTTTATGAACCTTGTGGACGAAGCCGACCTTCTTTCCCTGATGGAGGAGGAAGAAGCGAACGCTTATACCGCTGAAAAAGAAGCAGCGGCGCAGGCGGAACAGGACAGGCTGAAAGCCGAGGAAGAAGCGAAAAAAGCCGCCGAAGAAGCGGCAGCATCCGGCACGGAACAGCCCAAGGAAAACAAGGTCACAAAGATCGCATCCGGCTTTTTGGGTGTGGTGGTGCTGATTGCACTGGCAGCAGGTGGCGGCTTCTATTTCTATCACCAGCAGATGCAGAAGAAAAAAGCCGAAAAAGAAGCCCTCGACCCCGATGCAAACTACACCGAGGACAAGGGCGATTTTGAGATCCCTACCGATGTGCCGGACGAGGACGAAACCCCGGACGAGCAGGACACTGAACCCATCTGA
- a CDS encoding DUF4315 family protein translates to MSEKSDKLRAMLAKEKERRIKLNNRIEILERRIQEEDSAEVNEMVRTAKVTPEQLAALLRQSATTTPNPAALSAVGATFEKEDADED, encoded by the coding sequence ATGAGCGAAAAATCGGATAAACTGCGGGCGATGCTGGCAAAAGAGAAAGAACGCCGCATCAAGCTGAACAATCGCATCGAGATCCTGGAGCGGCGCATTCAGGAGGAAGATTCTGCCGAGGTCAACGAGATGGTGCGGACGGCAAAGGTCACGCCGGAACAGCTCGCCGCCCTGCTGCGGCAGTCTGCCACCACCACCCCGAACCCTGCTGCGCTGTCTGCCGTGGGTGCAACTTTCGAGAAGGAGGATGCAGATGAAGATTAA
- a CDS encoding VirB6/TrbL-like conjugal transfer protein, CD1112 family — protein sequence METVLKAIADWIKGILTAGIMSNLSGLFDDVNTQVGNIAQQVGTKPSSFEPRVFAMIESLSRNVVLPIAGIILTFIACYELIEMITQHNNMAQFEPALIMRWIFKTAISVWLISNTFDIVMAVFDVTQKVVSDSSSIIAGNTRVNDIGLSMLQSSLMQMDVGPLFGLFLQSFFIGITMRILSIVIFVIVYGRMIEIYCMVSLAPIPMATFGNHEQSHMGQNYLKCLFALGFQGFLILICVAIYAVLIQSVAISGDAINSIWSIVGYTVLLCFSLFKTSSVTKSVLGAH from the coding sequence ATGGAAACCGTTCTCAAAGCCATTGCCGACTGGATCAAAGGCATCCTGACGGCAGGCATTATGTCCAATCTCTCCGGCTTGTTTGATGATGTGAACACCCAAGTGGGCAACATCGCACAGCAGGTGGGCACCAAGCCCTCCAGCTTTGAGCCACGGGTGTTCGCCATGATCGAATCGCTGTCCCGGAACGTGGTGCTGCCCATTGCAGGCATCATCCTGACCTTTATCGCCTGTTACGAACTGATCGAGATGATTACCCAGCACAACAATATGGCACAGTTTGAGCCTGCCCTCATCATGCGCTGGATTTTTAAGACTGCTATTTCGGTGTGGCTCATCAGCAATACTTTTGACATCGTGATGGCGGTGTTCGATGTCACCCAAAAGGTGGTATCCGATTCCAGCAGCATCATTGCCGGAAATACCCGTGTCAACGACATTGGCTTGTCCATGCTGCAATCCAGCCTGATGCAGATGGATGTCGGCCCCCTGTTCGGGCTGTTTTTGCAGTCCTTCTTCATCGGCATTACCATGCGCATCCTGTCCATCGTGATTTTCGTCATCGTCTACGGAAGAATGATTGAAATTTACTGCATGGTGAGCCTTGCGCCCATCCCCATGGCGACCTTCGGCAACCACGAGCAGAGCCACATGGGGCAGAACTATCTGAAATGCCTGTTTGCACTGGGTTTTCAGGGCTTTCTCATCCTCATCTGCGTGGCGATTTACGCCGTGCTGATACAGTCGGTAGCGATTTCCGGGGATGCCATCAACTCCATTTGGAGCATTGTGGGCTACACCGTTCTGCTCTGTTTCAGCCTGTTCAAGACCAGCTCGGTGACGAAATCCGTCCTCGGAGCGCACTAA
- a CDS encoding DUF6061 family protein, protein MKQNRIFDQNSSQKARSWHYNMDTNRAEAQFADGSAIAIDCLAIEDEYGNTPAQRAELDWLLYNKPLECVQLVLSGEIEHYLSLGCDHGKLKD, encoded by the coding sequence ATGAAACAAAATCGAATTTTTGACCAGAATAGTTCTCAAAAAGCACGTTCTTGGCACTATAATATGGACACCAACCGAGCGGAAGCCCAGTTCGCTGATGGCTCTGCCATTGCCATTGACTGCCTTGCCATCGAGGACGAATACGGCAATACCCCGGCACAGCGAGCTGAACTTGATTGGCTACTATACAACAAGCCCTTGGAGTGCGTCCAGCTTGTGCTGAGTGGTGAGATTGAGCATTATCTCTCACTTGGCTGTGACCATGGCAAACTGAAAGACTAA
- a CDS encoding AAA family ATPase, which translates to MYYTQEQIDRANQADIVSFLQSQGEQLTRAGNEYRWKRHDSLTIRGNKWYRHSQSKGGAPIDFVMEFFGKSFTEAVELLTGEKGTAPPPDRPSPAPLSDFRLPPRSTDNRTARNYLTAARRIDEDVSGFFFSTGDIYEEAAHHNAVFVGRDESGIPRYAHQRGTAGSFRLDVKGSDKAFNFCYRGEGKRLFVFEAPIDLLSFLCLFKKGWQKQSYLSLGGVGEKALLRFLSDRPDIQTVYLCLDSDQAGNDACSRLVELMPEGLTVHRLIPLFKDWNEVQTRRAEITDGKYLREAIYGLKEPPQEETVEIIRMSEVDTQTVEWLWKPYIPFGKVTIVQGNPGEGKTTFALRLAAACTTGGTLPGMKPLPPFQVIYQTAEDGLGDTVKPRLIEAAADLDRVLVIDEAKRELTLSDERIEKAITQNGARLIILDPIQAYVGEKTDMNKANEIRPIFRRLADVAERTGCAVVLIGHLNKSAGGQSAYRGLGSIDFRAAARSVLLIGRVKREPNVRVIVHDKSSLAPEGKPVAFCLDPETGFSWIGEYDITADELLSGAGGNNATKTEQAERLILDLLADGKELASEDIVKAAAEAGISERTVQNAKRNMGGILGARRVGGQWYNFIKKKQPPEPAS; encoded by the coding sequence ATGTACTACACCCAAGAACAGATAGACCGCGCCAACCAAGCCGACATTGTTTCTTTCCTGCAATCACAGGGAGAGCAGCTTACTCGCGCTGGGAATGAATACCGCTGGAAACGGCACGACAGCTTGACTATCCGGGGAAACAAATGGTACAGGCACAGCCAGAGCAAGGGCGGCGCACCCATTGATTTTGTCATGGAGTTTTTCGGCAAGAGCTTCACCGAAGCCGTTGAACTGCTGACAGGCGAAAAAGGCACAGCCCCGCCGCCGGACAGACCAAGCCCCGCGCCCCTCTCTGACTTCCGACTGCCACCCCGCAGCACCGACAACCGAACAGCGAGGAACTACCTCACAGCCGCCCGCCGCATTGATGAAGATGTGTCGGGCTTTTTCTTTTCCACCGGGGATATTTACGAGGAAGCCGCCCACCATAACGCCGTATTCGTCGGCAGAGATGAAAGCGGCATACCGCGATACGCCCACCAGCGCGGCACAGCCGGGAGCTTCCGGCTTGATGTGAAAGGCAGCGACAAAGCCTTTAACTTCTGCTACCGGGGCGAGGGCAAAAGGCTTTTTGTCTTTGAAGCCCCGATAGACCTCTTATCTTTCCTCTGCCTGTTCAAAAAGGGCTGGCAGAAGCAGAGCTATTTATCGTTGGGCGGCGTAGGCGAGAAAGCCCTCTTACGCTTCCTCTCTGACCGTCCAGACATTCAGACCGTCTATCTCTGCCTTGATAGCGACCAAGCCGGAAACGACGCTTGCAGCCGCCTTGTGGAGCTTATGCCGGAGGGCTTGACCGTCCACCGCCTTATCCCTCTTTTCAAAGACTGGAATGAGGTACAGACGCGCAGGGCAGAAATCACAGACGGGAAGTATTTGCGGGAAGCAATCTACGGCTTGAAAGAGCCGCCGCAGGAAGAAACCGTTGAGATTATCCGCATGAGCGAGGTTGACACACAGACCGTTGAATGGCTATGGAAGCCGTATATTCCCTTTGGGAAAGTAACCATTGTGCAGGGCAATCCCGGCGAGGGCAAGACCACTTTTGCCCTACGCCTTGCCGCCGCCTGCACCACCGGGGGAACGCTGCCGGGAATGAAGCCCTTGCCGCCATTCCAAGTAATTTACCAGACCGCCGAGGACGGGCTGGGCGATACCGTCAAGCCACGCTTGATAGAAGCCGCCGCAGACCTTGACCGGGTGCTTGTGATTGATGAAGCCAAGCGGGAGCTTACCCTCTCCGATGAGCGCATAGAAAAGGCAATCACGCAGAACGGGGCGCGGCTGATTATTCTTGACCCCATACAGGCGTATGTGGGCGAGAAAACCGACATGAACAAGGCAAACGAGATACGCCCCATTTTTCGCCGCCTTGCCGATGTTGCGGAGCGTACCGGGTGCGCCGTTGTGCTTATCGGACACTTAAACAAATCAGCCGGAGGGCAGAGCGCATACCGGGGATTAGGTTCTATCGACTTCCGCGCCGCAGCAAGGAGCGTCCTGCTGATCGGGCGCGTGAAGCGAGAACCGAATGTGCGCGTTATCGTCCATGACAAATCTTCCCTTGCGCCGGAGGGCAAGCCTGTTGCCTTTTGCCTTGACCCGGAAACGGGCTTTTCATGGATAGGCGAATACGACATCACCGCCGACGAGCTGCTGTCCGGCGCGGGCGGCAACAACGCCACCAAAACCGAACAGGCTGAAAGGCTGATACTTGACCTGCTTGCAGACGGGAAAGAGCTTGCCAGCGAGGACATTGTAAAGGCCGCAGCCGAAGCCGGAATATCCGAGAGGACGGTACAGAACGCCAAGCGCAACATGGGCGGCATTTTAGGCGCAAGGCGTGTCGGCGGTCAATGGTACAACTTCATCAAGAAGAAGCAGCCACCCGAGCCCGCAAGCTGA
- a CDS encoding trypsin-like serine peptidase has product MALSSMELNSGLTAFADNQSDGSKSHIERYHRYDFDTKEESIEEIIVETNSFTDGETTAGYFPNGKISDIDLSDLYAIIGSNDITVVDNPTATPYCSTVCLQITTNNGGTNYGSGFMIGPNALATAAHNLYSIKEKAYVKSVNVAPARSDNSKPFGSENVSASSMIVSDSYLAGTSSEDWAIITLKNNLGTKTGWLGLHWQSSNYSSSQLVYAYGYPSQINGADARYRMCKSSGYIRSQTSKYLKGDWDLTGGFSGGPLVEYISGAGYVAIGIHKDGSTIDGSSYPTSYTGALRITQSLYTLFLSYRG; this is encoded by the coding sequence GTGGCTCTTTCTTCAATGGAGCTTAACTCTGGGCTGACTGCTTTTGCAGATAATCAAAGTGATGGAAGCAAATCTCATATCGAGAGATACCATAGATACGATTTTGATACAAAAGAAGAATCTATAGAGGAAATTATAGTTGAAACCAATTCCTTCACGGATGGAGAGACAACTGCAGGCTATTTTCCAAATGGAAAGATTTCGGATATTGATCTATCCGATCTGTATGCGATTATCGGAAGCAATGATATCACTGTTGTTGATAATCCAACGGCAACACCATATTGTAGTACGGTATGCCTACAGATAACGACCAATAATGGAGGGACAAATTATGGTTCTGGATTTATGATTGGGCCTAATGCACTTGCAACAGCAGCACATAATCTATACAGTATAAAGGAAAAAGCCTACGTTAAGTCGGTAAATGTCGCACCTGCTCGATCTGATAATAGTAAACCTTTTGGAAGCGAAAATGTATCGGCAAGTTCGATGATTGTTAGTGATTCTTATCTTGCTGGAACAAGTTCGGAGGATTGGGCGATTATTACGCTCAAGAATAATTTAGGAACGAAAACGGGATGGCTTGGGTTACATTGGCAGTCTAGCAATTATTCATCATCACAGTTGGTGTATGCTTATGGCTATCCGAGCCAAATAAATGGTGCCGATGCGAGATATCGGATGTGTAAATCTTCTGGGTATATTAGAAGTCAGACTTCAAAATATCTCAAGGGCGATTGGGATTTGACAGGTGGCTTTAGTGGTGGTCCTCTTGTAGAATATATTTCTGGAGCTGGGTATGTAGCTATCGGAATCCATAAAGATGGAAGCACAATTGATGGTTCTTCATATCCAACTTCTTATACAGGGGCATTGAGAATAACACAATCGCTTTATACGCTGTTCCTTTCATACAGAGGTTGA
- a CDS encoding DUF4367 domain-containing protein — translation MSERTDISFDAALMMALRADAQRELDSLPTPKQFEEIYPDTSQWDERMTEALKKKKHHPVLKRVLIAALTLVMLTVGALAVSADFRRAVYTMIQKFLPIEMQLTYQVDGEPLEWLPDGYSDHYVPNGFEMDDVQKFERAENFLHVYSSKETEESYTVRCSIIQPGQQSLFDNEHTVYETVKVGEADGVLGTSTDEHGKNVYTLSWEHRGITHTVMGNIPYDEIMKIAEGIR, via the coding sequence ATGAGTGAGCGGACAGACATTTCATTTGATGCGGCTTTGATGATGGCACTTCGTGCAGATGCGCAAAGAGAACTGGATTCGCTTCCAACGCCAAAGCAGTTTGAGGAAATCTACCCAGATACGTCCCAATGGGACGAACGAATGACAGAGGCCTTAAAGAAGAAAAAGCACCACCCAGTGTTGAAACGAGTACTAATTGCGGCATTGACACTCGTAATGCTGACGGTTGGTGCTCTTGCGGTCAGCGCTGATTTCCGCAGGGCAGTCTATACGATGATTCAAAAATTTCTGCCCATTGAGATGCAGCTGACTTATCAGGTGGATGGCGAACCGCTGGAGTGGCTCCCGGATGGATACAGCGACCATTATGTGCCGAACGGCTTTGAAATGGACGATGTGCAGAAATTTGAGCGAGCAGAAAACTTTTTACATGTTTACTCGTCAAAAGAAACAGAGGAAAGCTACACAGTCCGTTGCTCAATTATCCAGCCAGGGCAGCAGTCCCTGTTTGATAATGAGCATACAGTGTACGAAACCGTAAAGGTCGGAGAAGCAGATGGTGTACTTGGAACCAGTACGGATGAACATGGAAAGAATGTTTATACTCTAAGTTGGGAACATCGGGGGATTACACATACCGTTATGGGAAACATTCCATACGATGAGATTATGAAAATTGCGGAAGGTATCCGTTAA
- a CDS encoding PrgI family protein yields the protein MAAYISVPRDLTKVKSKVAFNLTKRQLVCFGTAALIGVPLFFVLRDSGGNTAATLGMMAVMLPAFFLGMYEKNGQPLEKLLSYYVQSRFVRPKIRPYKTNNYYAILMKGGMTHDPVLEKDR from the coding sequence TTGGCTGCGTATATTTCCGTTCCCCGCGATTTGACCAAGGTCAAATCCAAAGTGGCGTTCAACCTGACCAAACGGCAGCTTGTCTGCTTTGGCACAGCGGCTCTCATTGGAGTGCCGCTGTTTTTTGTTCTCCGGGATTCCGGCGGCAACACTGCTGCCACCCTCGGTATGATGGCGGTGATGCTGCCGGCGTTCTTCCTTGGGATGTACGAAAAGAACGGCCAGCCTTTGGAAAAGCTGCTGTCGTACTATGTGCAGTCCCGGTTTGTCCGCCCGAAGATCCGCCCCTACAAGACTAACAATTACTATGCGATTTTGATGAAGGGAGGCATGACCCATGATCCCGTTTTGGAAAAAGACCGGTAA